A genomic window from Castor canadensis chromosome 18, mCasCan1.hap1v2, whole genome shotgun sequence includes:
- the Rab36 gene encoding ras-related protein Rab-36 isoform X4, with amino-acid sequence MRSFLTPLGPPVSRDRVITTFPKWYTPDACLQLKEHFHGQVSTACQLRNTGTIGLKISKVVVVGDLYVGKTSLIHRFCKNVFDRDYKATIGVDFEIERFEIAGIPYSLQIWDTAGQEKFKCIASAYYRGAQVIITAFDLTDVKTLDHTRQWLEDALRENEAGSCFIFLVGTKKDLLSGAACEQAEAEAVHLANEMQAEYWSVSAKTGENVKAFFSRVAALAFEQSVLQDLEKRHSTQPQVGDGDLIRMEGSSTETQDSKRPASLGCC; translated from the exons ATGAGGTCCTTCCTGACGCCTTTGGGGCCCCCTGTAAGCCGGGATCGTGTCATCACCACCTTCCCTAAG TGGTATACTCCTGATGCCTGCCTGCAGCTCAAGGAGCACTTCCACGGGCAGGTCAGCACAGCCTGTCAGCTCAGGAACACAGGGACCATTGG CCTCAAAATCTCCAAGGTGGTTGTCGTTGGTGATCTCTACGTGGGGAAGACCAGCCTCATCCACAG GTTTTGCAAGAATGTGTTTGATCGTGACTACAAGGCCACTATTGGGGTAGACTTTGAAATTGAGCGCTTTGAGATTGCTGGGATTCCTTACAGCCTCCAGAT CTGGGACACAGCTGGGCAGGAGAAGTTCAAGTGTATCGCATCTGCCTACTACCGGGGTGCCCAAG TGATCATCACGGCCTTTGACCTCACTGATGTGAAGACTCTGGATCACACCAGGCAA TGGCTGGAGGATGCCTTGAGGGAAAACGAGGCAGGTTCCTGCTTCATCTTCCTTGTGGGAACCAAGAAGGACCTTTTG TCAGGGGCAGCATGTGAGCAGGCTGAAGCAGAGGCTGTGCACCTGGCCAACGAGATGCAGGCAGAGTACTGGTCGGTGTCAGCCAAGACAG GAGAGAATGTGAAGGCTTTCTTCAGCCGTGTTGCTGCCCTGGCATTTGAGCAGTCAGTACTGCAGGACCTGGAGAAGAGGCACAGCACCCAGCCCCAGGTCGGCGATGGAGACCTCATCC GAATGGAAGGGAGTTCAACAGAGACCCAGGACAGCAAGAGGCCTGCAAGCCTGGGCTGCTGTTAG
- the Rab36 gene encoding ras-related protein Rab-36 isoform X2, protein MRSFLTPLGPPVSRDRVITTFPKWYTPDACLQLKEHFHGQVSTACQLRNTGTIGLKISKVVVVGDLYVGKTSLIHRFCKNVFDRDYKATIGVDFEIERFEIAGIPYSLQIWDTAGQEKFKCIASAYYRGAQVIITAFDLTDVKTLDHTRQWLEDALRENEAGSCFIFLVGTKKDLLSGAACEQAEAEAVHLANEMQAEYWSVSAKTEGWAALAPGPRRIWRKPRSWLSHGPPGENVKAFFSRVAALAFEQSVLQDLEKRHSTQPQVGDGDLIRMEGSSTETQDSKRPASLGCC, encoded by the exons ATGAGGTCCTTCCTGACGCCTTTGGGGCCCCCTGTAAGCCGGGATCGTGTCATCACCACCTTCCCTAAG TGGTATACTCCTGATGCCTGCCTGCAGCTCAAGGAGCACTTCCACGGGCAGGTCAGCACAGCCTGTCAGCTCAGGAACACAGGGACCATTGG CCTCAAAATCTCCAAGGTGGTTGTCGTTGGTGATCTCTACGTGGGGAAGACCAGCCTCATCCACAG GTTTTGCAAGAATGTGTTTGATCGTGACTACAAGGCCACTATTGGGGTAGACTTTGAAATTGAGCGCTTTGAGATTGCTGGGATTCCTTACAGCCTCCAGAT CTGGGACACAGCTGGGCAGGAGAAGTTCAAGTGTATCGCATCTGCCTACTACCGGGGTGCCCAAG TGATCATCACGGCCTTTGACCTCACTGATGTGAAGACTCTGGATCACACCAGGCAA TGGCTGGAGGATGCCTTGAGGGAAAACGAGGCAGGTTCCTGCTTCATCTTCCTTGTGGGAACCAAGAAGGACCTTTTG TCAGGGGCAGCATGTGAGCAGGCTGAAGCAGAGGCTGTGCACCTGGCCAACGAGATGCAGGCAGAGTACTGGTCGGTGTCAGCCAAGACAG AAGGGTGGGCTGCCCTGGCTCCTGGGCCCAGACGCATCTGGAGGAAGCCAAGATCATGGCTGTCTCATGGGCCCCCAGGAGAGAATGTGAAGGCTTTCTTCAGCCGTGTTGCTGCCCTGGCATTTGAGCAGTCAGTACTGCAGGACCTGGAGAAGAGGCACAGCACCCAGCCCCAGGTCGGCGATGGAGACCTCATCC GAATGGAAGGGAGTTCAACAGAGACCCAGGACAGCAAGAGGCCTGCAAGCCTGGGCTGCTGTTAG
- the Rab36 gene encoding ras-related protein Rab-36 isoform X1, with translation MRSFLTPLGPPVSRDRVITTFPKWYTPDACLQLKEHFHGQVSTACQLRNTGTIGLKISKVVVVGDLYVGKTSLIHRFCKNVFDRDYKATIGVDFEIERFEIAGIPYSLQIWDTAGQEKFKCIASAYYRGAQVIITAFDLTDVKTLDHTRQWLEDALRENEAGSCFIFLVGTKKDLLSGAACEQAEAEAVHLANEMQAEYWSVSAKTEGWAALAPGPRRIWRKPRSWLSHGPPGENVKAFFSRVAALAFEQSVLQDLEKRHSTQPQEWKGVQQRPRTARGLQAWAAVSQIWCQKPPLPLCEQ, from the exons ATGAGGTCCTTCCTGACGCCTTTGGGGCCCCCTGTAAGCCGGGATCGTGTCATCACCACCTTCCCTAAG TGGTATACTCCTGATGCCTGCCTGCAGCTCAAGGAGCACTTCCACGGGCAGGTCAGCACAGCCTGTCAGCTCAGGAACACAGGGACCATTGG CCTCAAAATCTCCAAGGTGGTTGTCGTTGGTGATCTCTACGTGGGGAAGACCAGCCTCATCCACAG GTTTTGCAAGAATGTGTTTGATCGTGACTACAAGGCCACTATTGGGGTAGACTTTGAAATTGAGCGCTTTGAGATTGCTGGGATTCCTTACAGCCTCCAGAT CTGGGACACAGCTGGGCAGGAGAAGTTCAAGTGTATCGCATCTGCCTACTACCGGGGTGCCCAAG TGATCATCACGGCCTTTGACCTCACTGATGTGAAGACTCTGGATCACACCAGGCAA TGGCTGGAGGATGCCTTGAGGGAAAACGAGGCAGGTTCCTGCTTCATCTTCCTTGTGGGAACCAAGAAGGACCTTTTG TCAGGGGCAGCATGTGAGCAGGCTGAAGCAGAGGCTGTGCACCTGGCCAACGAGATGCAGGCAGAGTACTGGTCGGTGTCAGCCAAGACAG AAGGGTGGGCTGCCCTGGCTCCTGGGCCCAGACGCATCTGGAGGAAGCCAAGATCATGGCTGTCTCATGGGCCCCCAGGAGAGAATGTGAAGGCTTTCTTCAGCCGTGTTGCTGCCCTGGCATTTGAGCAGTCAGTACTGCAGGACCTGGAGAAGAGGCACAGCACCCAGCCCCAG GAATGGAAGGGAGTTCAACAGAGACCCAGGACAGCAAGAGGCCTGCAAGCCTGGGCTGCTGTTAGCCAGATTTGGTGTCAGAAGCCTCCACTTCCTTTGTGTGAACAGTAG
- the Rab36 gene encoding ras-related protein Rab-36 isoform X3 — MRSFLTPLGPPVSRDRVITTFPKWYTPDACLQLKEHFHGQVSTACQLRNTGTIGLKISKVVVVGDLYVGKTSLIHRFCKNVFDRDYKATIGVDFEIERFEIAGIPYSLQIWDTAGQEKFKCIASAYYRGAQVIITAFDLTDVKTLDHTRQWLEDALRENEAGSCFIFLVGTKKDLLSGAACEQAEAEAVHLANEMQAEYWSVSAKTGENVKAFFSRVAALAFEQSVLQDLEKRHSTQPQEWKGVQQRPRTARGLQAWAAVSQIWCQKPPLPLCEQ; from the exons ATGAGGTCCTTCCTGACGCCTTTGGGGCCCCCTGTAAGCCGGGATCGTGTCATCACCACCTTCCCTAAG TGGTATACTCCTGATGCCTGCCTGCAGCTCAAGGAGCACTTCCACGGGCAGGTCAGCACAGCCTGTCAGCTCAGGAACACAGGGACCATTGG CCTCAAAATCTCCAAGGTGGTTGTCGTTGGTGATCTCTACGTGGGGAAGACCAGCCTCATCCACAG GTTTTGCAAGAATGTGTTTGATCGTGACTACAAGGCCACTATTGGGGTAGACTTTGAAATTGAGCGCTTTGAGATTGCTGGGATTCCTTACAGCCTCCAGAT CTGGGACACAGCTGGGCAGGAGAAGTTCAAGTGTATCGCATCTGCCTACTACCGGGGTGCCCAAG TGATCATCACGGCCTTTGACCTCACTGATGTGAAGACTCTGGATCACACCAGGCAA TGGCTGGAGGATGCCTTGAGGGAAAACGAGGCAGGTTCCTGCTTCATCTTCCTTGTGGGAACCAAGAAGGACCTTTTG TCAGGGGCAGCATGTGAGCAGGCTGAAGCAGAGGCTGTGCACCTGGCCAACGAGATGCAGGCAGAGTACTGGTCGGTGTCAGCCAAGACAG GAGAGAATGTGAAGGCTTTCTTCAGCCGTGTTGCTGCCCTGGCATTTGAGCAGTCAGTACTGCAGGACCTGGAGAAGAGGCACAGCACCCAGCCCCAG GAATGGAAGGGAGTTCAACAGAGACCCAGGACAGCAAGAGGCCTGCAAGCCTGGGCTGCTGTTAGCCAGATTTGGTGTCAGAAGCCTCCACTTCCTTTGTGTGAACAGTAG
- the Rab36 gene encoding ras-related protein Rab-36 isoform X5, whose translation MRSFLTPLGPPVSRDRVITTFPKWYTPDACLQLKEHFHGQVSTACQLRNTGTIGLKISKVVVVGDLYVGKTSLIHRFCKNVFDRDYKATIGVDFEIERFEIAGIPYSLQIWDTAGQEKFKCIASAYYRGAQVIITAFDLTDVKTLDHTRQWLEDALRENEAGSCFIFLVGTKKDLLSGAACEQAEAEAVHLANEMQAEYWSVSAKTEGP comes from the exons ATGAGGTCCTTCCTGACGCCTTTGGGGCCCCCTGTAAGCCGGGATCGTGTCATCACCACCTTCCCTAAG TGGTATACTCCTGATGCCTGCCTGCAGCTCAAGGAGCACTTCCACGGGCAGGTCAGCACAGCCTGTCAGCTCAGGAACACAGGGACCATTGG CCTCAAAATCTCCAAGGTGGTTGTCGTTGGTGATCTCTACGTGGGGAAGACCAGCCTCATCCACAG GTTTTGCAAGAATGTGTTTGATCGTGACTACAAGGCCACTATTGGGGTAGACTTTGAAATTGAGCGCTTTGAGATTGCTGGGATTCCTTACAGCCTCCAGAT CTGGGACACAGCTGGGCAGGAGAAGTTCAAGTGTATCGCATCTGCCTACTACCGGGGTGCCCAAG TGATCATCACGGCCTTTGACCTCACTGATGTGAAGACTCTGGATCACACCAGGCAA TGGCTGGAGGATGCCTTGAGGGAAAACGAGGCAGGTTCCTGCTTCATCTTCCTTGTGGGAACCAAGAAGGACCTTTTG TCAGGGGCAGCATGTGAGCAGGCTGAAGCAGAGGCTGTGCACCTGGCCAACGAGATGCAGGCAGAGTACTGGTCGGTGTCAGCCAAGACAG AAGGACCCTAG